From one Formosa sediminum genomic stretch:
- a CDS encoding lipocalin family protein — MKKLFYMTLCILVCACSGSKSATGSQPNKKLLKGTWEVTNIKFIGDKGLYKAFLFDLADSSCFKGGEWVFIPNNGSGKFSTNVNSSICEAYTQSIHWSFLESADGYTQFQFKYVGDGIKAKNVTSGYRATIQEISDNMMILKVPSEYEGNAFDVIMTFNKTSDSIEL, encoded by the coding sequence ATGAAAAAATTATTTTACATGACTTTGTGTATTCTTGTATGCGCTTGCTCAGGATCAAAGTCAGCTACAGGAAGTCAACCCAATAAAAAATTATTAAAAGGTACTTGGGAAGTGACCAATATTAAATTTATTGGAGATAAAGGTTTATATAAAGCCTTTTTATTTGATTTAGCAGATTCGTCTTGTTTTAAAGGTGGGGAATGGGTATTTATACCTAATAACGGATCTGGTAAATTCTCTACAAATGTAAATAGCTCTATTTGCGAGGCTTATACACAATCTATTCACTGGTCATTTTTAGAATCTGCAGATGGATATACACAATTTCAATTTAAATATGTTGGAGATGGTATTAAAGCTAAAAACGTAACGTCTGGTTACCGCGCAACCATACAAGAAATTAGTGATAATATGATGATTTTAAAAGTGCCATCAGAATATGAAGGTAATGCTTTTGATGTAATCATGACTTTTAATAAAACATCAGACAGTATAGAATTATAA
- a CDS encoding 3-ketoacyl-ACP reductase, translating to MESLKGQHALITGAGKGLGKAMALALAEEGVHLALLARTKKDIEAVAEEVKALGVKAITVTADVSSIEGVNAAAKVVLSQFEKIDILINNAGIAKFGSFMELEVAEWEQIIKVNVMGMYYVTRAFLPQMIEHKFGDIINVSSTAGLNGNAMTSAYSTSKFAVLGLSESLMKEVRKHNIRVTAITPSTIATDMAVDLKLTDGNPERVMQAEDFAELVISQLKLNRRVFIKESSIWSTNP from the coding sequence ATGGAATCATTAAAAGGACAACACGCTTTAATTACAGGAGCAGGTAAAGGTCTTGGTAAAGCAATGGCTTTGGCTTTGGCAGAAGAAGGCGTACATTTAGCTTTGTTAGCAAGAACAAAAAAAGATATTGAAGCGGTTGCAGAAGAAGTAAAAGCATTAGGAGTTAAAGCTATAACTGTAACGGCAGATGTTTCTTCTATTGAAGGCGTTAATGCTGCTGCTAAAGTTGTTTTAAGCCAGTTTGAAAAAATAGATATTTTAATTAACAATGCAGGTATTGCCAAATTTGGTTCGTTTATGGAACTGGAAGTTGCAGAGTGGGAGCAAATTATTAAAGTGAATGTAATGGGGATGTATTATGTAACCAGAGCATTTTTACCACAAATGATTGAGCATAAATTTGGAGACATTATAAACGTGTCATCTACTGCTGGTTTAAATGGAAATGCCATGACGAGTGCTTATAGTACATCTAAATTTGCTGTGCTCGGGCTTTCAGAATCTTTAATGAAAGAAGTTAGAAAACACAATATACGTGTTACTGCAATTACGCCAAGTACTATTGCTACCGATATGGCCGTAGACTTAAAATTAACAGATGGAAACCCAGAACGCGTTATGCAAGCTGAAGATTTTGCTGAACTGGTTATTTCTCAACTTAAATTAAACAGACGTGTATTTATAAAAGAATCTAGTATATGGTCTACCAATCCATAA
- a CDS encoding OmpA family protein — MKKITGILLAITLTLSSISCDAIKNANNTQKGAGVGVAGGALIGGLIGGNVTGALIGAAVGGAAGGVIGNKMDKQADKIEEALPGAEVNRVGEGIQVVFDENSGVTFDTNKADLTAKAKENLDAIAEVFVEFPDTNLLVEGHTDSTGNDAYNMTLSEKRAQAVVSYLQSKGVTGDRFDVTAYGETKPRFDNATAEGRSKNRRVEIGVSANQEMIEDAKAQVN; from the coding sequence ATGAAAAAAATAACAGGTATATTATTAGCGATAACATTAACGTTATCAAGTATTAGTTGTGATGCAATAAAGAATGCAAACAATACACAAAAAGGAGCAGGTGTAGGTGTTGCTGGAGGCGCATTAATTGGAGGCTTAATTGGTGGTAATGTTACTGGAGCACTAATTGGAGCTGCGGTAGGAGGTGCTGCAGGAGGTGTAATTGGAAATAAAATGGATAAACAAGCCGATAAAATTGAGGAAGCATTACCAGGAGCAGAAGTAAATCGTGTTGGAGAAGGTATACAAGTTGTATTTGATGAAAATAGTGGTGTAACTTTTGATACAAATAAAGCAGATTTAACAGCAAAAGCTAAAGAAAATTTAGATGCTATTGCAGAAGTTTTTGTTGAGTTTCCAGATACTAATTTATTAGTAGAAGGGCATACAGATAGCACAGGTAATGATGCGTATAATATGACATTATCTGAAAAGAGAGCTCAAGCTGTAGTGTCTTACTTACAAAGTAAAGGTGTTACAGGAGACCGTTTTGATGTAACTGCATATGGAGAAACAAAACCAAGATTTGATAATGCTACGGCAGAAGGTCGATCTAAAAATCGCCGTGTAGAAATCGGAGTTTCAGCAAATCAAGAAATGATTGAAGATGCAAAAGCACAAGTAAACTAA
- a CDS encoding DUF3817 domain-containing protein: MNVLLKTLRIVGFLEGISYILLLGIATPIKHFLHEPKYVKLLGMPHGLLFVAYVVLSILVGIELKWNKKTMGFVLLASLIPFGTFIADKKYFKLAV, translated from the coding sequence ATGAATGTATTATTAAAAACTCTTCGCATTGTTGGCTTTTTAGAGGGGATCTCTTATATTTTATTATTAGGAATTGCAACCCCTATAAAACATTTTTTACATGAGCCAAAATATGTAAAATTATTAGGTATGCCACATGGCTTGTTATTTGTGGCCTATGTGGTTTTATCCATTTTAGTTGGTATAGAATTAAAATGGAACAAAAAAACTATGGGATTTGTTTTATTAGCCTCTTTAATACCTTTTGGAACTTTTATTGCCGACAAAAAGTATTTTAAATTAGCCGTATAA
- a CDS encoding tRNA pseudouridine synthase A codes for MKKRFFYLITIQYLGYRFHGWQKQPKLKTVHLMIDKTMRYIMDGKPFKTLGSGRTDAMVSAQQGAFELFLEDKIEDEVAFLELFNYNLPQDLRALSITEVDKHFNVINASKQKEYVYVFAHGIKCHPFCAPFMTTILDPLDIDKMKQGAKLFEGAHNFKTYCYKPTETGVFNRTIDTCELVKNTLITASFFPEQSYMLRVKGKGFMRNQIRLMMGALIKLGKHEITLDYIKESLKPESTEVMDYIAPASGLVLNAVEFESITCIQT; via the coding sequence TTGAAAAAACGCTTTTTTTATCTCATTACAATTCAATATTTAGGGTATCGATTTCATGGTTGGCAAAAGCAACCTAAACTTAAAACGGTTCATTTAATGATAGACAAAACCATGCGTTATATTATGGATGGTAAACCTTTTAAAACATTAGGTTCAGGACGAACAGATGCAATGGTGTCTGCTCAACAGGGCGCTTTTGAACTGTTTTTAGAAGATAAAATTGAAGATGAAGTTGCTTTTTTAGAACTGTTTAATTATAACTTACCACAAGATTTAAGAGCCTTATCTATTACTGAAGTCGACAAACATTTTAATGTTATAAACGCGTCCAAACAAAAAGAATACGTGTATGTATTTGCTCATGGAATAAAATGTCATCCATTTTGTGCTCCTTTTATGACGACGATTTTAGATCCATTAGATATAGATAAAATGAAACAGGGTGCTAAACTTTTTGAGGGAGCTCATAATTTTAAAACCTATTGTTACAAACCTACAGAAACAGGTGTTTTTAACAGAACTATAGATACTTGCGAATTGGTTAAAAACACCTTAATAACAGCAAGTTTTTTCCCAGAACAATCATATATGTTACGAGTTAAAGGCAAAGGTTTTATGAGAAACCAAATTCGATTAATGATGGGTGCACTTATAAAACTAGGTAAACACGAAATAACATTAGACTATATTAAGGAAAGTTTAAAGCCAGAAAGTACTGAAGTTATGGATTATATAGCTCCAGCTTCAGGATTAGTTTTAAATGCCGTAGAATTTGAATCGATTACTTGTATTCAAACATAA
- a CDS encoding DUF2461 domain-containing protein, whose protein sequence is MISKNILDFLNALEKNNDRVWFQDHKTEFKAVEQDMKAVYNELFTLLKTHDEVDAVKMFRIYRDVRFSKNKIPYKTHFGGTIHRVKPKLRGGYYLQIKPNNESFIATGFWDPNKEDLLRIRKEFEVDAEEVRTIILNPDFKSVWGTIEGEELKTAPKGFDKNHPDIDLIRKKQFIFSKKFTDQEVLAPDFLEHVNTAFKAVRPFFNYMSDVLTTNINGESLI, encoded by the coding sequence ATGATTTCAAAAAACATACTTGATTTTTTAAACGCACTAGAAAAAAATAATGATAGAGTATGGTTTCAAGATCATAAAACTGAATTTAAAGCAGTAGAACAGGACATGAAAGCAGTGTACAATGAATTGTTTACTTTGCTTAAAACTCACGATGAAGTAGATGCTGTAAAAATGTTTAGAATTTATAGAGATGTGAGATTTTCTAAAAATAAAATACCATATAAAACCCATTTCGGAGGGACTATACATCGGGTAAAACCTAAATTAAGAGGTGGATATTATTTACAAATTAAACCTAATAATGAGTCGTTTATAGCAACAGGATTTTGGGATCCTAACAAAGAAGATTTACTACGCATAAGAAAAGAATTTGAAGTCGATGCAGAAGAAGTAAGAACTATTATTTTAAATCCAGATTTTAAATCGGTTTGGGGAACTATAGAAGGCGAGGAACTTAAAACGGCACCAAAAGGGTTTGATAAGAATCACCCAGATATTGATCTCATTAGAAAAAAACAGTTTATTTTTTCTAAAAAATTTACAGACCAAGAAGTGCTTGCACCAGACTTTCTTGAACACGTTAATACCGCTTTTAAAGCAGTTAGACCTTTTTTTAATTATATGAGCGATGTATTAACCACAAATATAAATGGAGAATCGCTCATATAA
- a CDS encoding Dps family protein: protein MNYLNINEEKLLPVVIELNTLLADYHIYYQKLRNFHWNILGENFFDLHNKFEELYTDARTKIDEIAERILTLRYHPTSKLSDYLELSALSEVSPLQSDKEMVDEILNDHKLILNQMKTVVSKAEEATDEGTIDLIGAYIRELEKASWMLDSWAKKPTEHLNSAIVE, encoded by the coding sequence ATGAATTACTTAAATATAAATGAAGAAAAACTACTTCCGGTAGTTATTGAATTAAATACACTTTTAGCAGATTACCATATATATTATCAAAAATTAAGAAACTTTCACTGGAATATTTTAGGTGAGAACTTCTTTGATTTACATAATAAATTTGAAGAGTTATATACAGATGCAAGAACTAAAATTGATGAAATTGCCGAGCGTATATTAACCTTGCGTTATCACCCAACAAGTAAACTTTCCGATTATTTAGAACTTTCAGCGCTGTCAGAAGTGTCACCATTACAATCAGATAAAGAAATGGTAGACGAAATCTTAAACGATCATAAATTGATTTTAAATCAAATGAAAACGGTTGTAAGTAAAGCTGAAGAGGCTACAGATGAAGGAACCATCGATTTAATTGGAGCGTATATTCGAGAGCTAGAAAAAGCAAGTTGGATGCTAGATTCTTGGGCTAAAAAACCTACAGAACATTTAAACAGTGCTATTGTTGAATAA
- a CDS encoding arsenate-mycothiol transferase ArsC: MYTKISNHIESFNFSQITEARKQTLQPLIDYIQAKHTAQSEIRLNFICTHNSRRSHLSQIWAQAAAHFFNIKNVYCYSGGTEATAMFPMVAETLINNGFSIQKLSLTDNPVYAVKFDINQAPVIGFSKRFDDAFNPETEFAAIMTCSQADQGCPFIAGAEKRIPITFEDPKAFDNTPQQAEKYTERSLQIAQEMSYVFSKIN, translated from the coding sequence ATGTATACAAAAATTTCCAACCACATTGAAAGCTTCAATTTTTCACAAATTACAGAAGCACGTAAGCAAACGCTACAACCTTTAATAGATTATATTCAGGCAAAGCATACAGCACAATCTGAAATTAGATTAAATTTTATTTGCACCCATAACTCTAGACGAAGTCATTTGTCTCAAATTTGGGCGCAAGCAGCTGCTCATTTTTTCAATATAAAAAATGTATACTGTTATTCTGGTGGTACAGAAGCTACTGCTATGTTTCCTATGGTTGCAGAAACATTAATAAATAACGGTTTTAGTATTCAAAAATTATCATTAACAGATAATCCTGTTTACGCGGTTAAATTTGATATAAATCAGGCTCCAGTAATTGGGTTTTCAAAACGATTTGATGATGCTTTTAATCCAGAAACAGAGTTTGCAGCAATCATGACATGTTCACAGGCAGATCAAGGCTGTCCATTTATTGCAGGCGCAGAGAAAAGAATTCCTATCACTTTTGAAGATCCTAAAGCGTTTGACAATACACCGCAACAAGCCGAAAAGTACACTGAGAGAAGTTTACAAATAGCACAAGAAATGAGTTACGTATTTTCTAAAATTAATTAA
- a CDS encoding ArsR/SmtB family transcription factor, with the protein MGITKSEIFSDKQNEMAKIAKVLGHPARISILEYLIKSSTCVCGDLVDEIGLAQPTISQHLKELKNAGIIKGTIEGTSVCYCIDIEKWKAIQSMLNLFFDQALPCTDTDCC; encoded by the coding sequence ATGGGAATAACTAAATCTGAAATTTTTTCAGATAAACAAAACGAGATGGCTAAGATTGCAAAAGTTTTAGGGCATCCTGCTAGAATAAGTATTTTAGAATACTTAATAAAATCTAGCACTTGTGTTTGTGGTGATTTAGTTGATGAAATAGGTCTGGCCCAACCTACAATCTCTCAGCATTTAAAAGAATTAAAAAATGCAGGGATTATTAAAGGGACTATTGAAGGTACCAGTGTATGCTATTGTATAGATATAGAGAAATGGAAAGCCATTCAATCTATGTTAAATCTATTTTTCGATCAGGCACTACCGTGCACAGATACCGATTGTTGTTAA
- a CDS encoding acyl-CoA thioesterase: MRFHTRKWVKPEDLNANGTLFGGRLLAWIDEEAALYSIIQLENSRVVTKYMSEINFMSSAKQGDIVEIGIAVEKFGKSSLTLKCEVRNKMTRETIIRVDNIIMVNLGEDGKSKPHGKTEIEFVKDRLA; the protein is encoded by the coding sequence ATGAGATTTCATACCAGAAAATGGGTTAAACCAGAAGATTTAAATGCAAACGGAACACTCTTTGGCGGTCGACTTTTAGCTTGGATAGACGAAGAAGCTGCTTTGTATTCAATCATTCAATTAGAAAATAGTAGAGTTGTAACTAAGTACATGTCGGAAATTAATTTTATGAGTTCTGCAAAACAAGGTGATATTGTTGAAATTGGAATTGCAGTTGAAAAATTTGGAAAATCATCATTAACATTAAAATGTGAAGTACGAAATAAAATGACTAGAGAAACCATTATTAGAGTAGATAATATAATTATGGTAAATCTAGGAGAAGATGGCAAATCTAAACCTCATGGCAAAACTGAAATCGAGTTTGTTAAAGATCGATTAGCATAA
- a CDS encoding OmpA/MotB family protein: MKKISIGVITLCLMASCVSKKKYVALEEENGQIKSELTKTTVEKEELEAKFSEIQSRVDAYNSKINTLTEENDSKLIAVGDAAVISNDTKKKMLETLKYVDPAKLSEAKTLKDSMNLAVSYNLHKSLDSSTLNEDEDIAIDINETVVMISISDKMLFNTASYRVSSKANSILQKLADVINSEPSIEVMVEGHTDSRSINTGAIKDNWDLSVLRATSVVRKLQDDYAVAPEKMIAAGRSSYHPVAENDSNENRAKNRRTRIVILPNINKFFALMDSNE, from the coding sequence ATGAAAAAAATTTCAATCGGAGTAATCACTTTATGTTTAATGGCCTCTTGTGTTTCTAAGAAAAAATATGTCGCTTTAGAAGAAGAAAATGGTCAAATAAAAAGTGAGTTAACAAAAACCACAGTTGAAAAAGAAGAATTAGAAGCTAAGTTTAGTGAAATACAATCACGTGTAGATGCCTATAATTCGAAAATAAACACATTAACAGAAGAAAATGATTCTAAATTGATTGCCGTAGGTGATGCTGCAGTTATTTCTAACGATACTAAAAAGAAAATGTTAGAAACATTAAAGTATGTAGATCCAGCAAAATTAAGCGAAGCAAAAACACTTAAAGATTCTATGAATCTTGCTGTTTCTTACAATTTACATAAATCTTTAGATTCTAGTACACTTAATGAAGACGAAGATATTGCTATTGATATTAATGAAACTGTAGTTATGATTTCAATTTCTGATAAAATGCTTTTTAATACCGCTAGCTATAGAGTAAGCAGTAAAGCAAATAGTATTTTACAAAAATTAGCAGATGTAATTAATTCTGAACCTAGCATTGAAGTTATGGTTGAAGGTCATACAGATTCTAGAAGTATAAATACAGGCGCTATTAAAGACAATTGGGATTTAAGTGTTTTAAGAGCAACGTCTGTAGTTAGAAAACTTCAAGACGATTATGCTGTAGCACCAGAAAAAATGATTGCTGCTGGACGTAGTAGTTACCACCCTGTAGCAGAAAATGATAGTAATGAAAATCGTGCTAAAAACAGAAGAACACGTATTGTAATTCTTCCAAACATTAATAAATTCTTTGCTTTAATGGACTCTAATGAGTAA
- a CDS encoding SDR family NAD(P)-dependent oxidoreductase encodes MNDKTEGQHSGLDQDQLDDCIAMLEQLVNNTNQLFELPEEKRIALMKAAGKITRPNRDEFQKRRKDAKKAAKRKMIERDKHARKETGIRSARENPVFVAPKLIDLTKKEDKELELESPRNCYVCKKVYTKLHHFYDTMCTECGDFNYAKRFQTADLKNQVAVVTGSRLKIGYHITLMLLRAGATVVATTRFPADSALRFSKESDFTEWGHRLHVHGLDLRHIPSVEIFCNYIEQKYDRLDILINNAAQTVRRPAGFYKHLMAAEETPIEQLPKFAQTVLKDHVDCITELKTLTQTASDNKNMPVTWHGPEPGIGLRASAQLSQIPYSFDNSLQASEVFPEGELDVDLQQVDLRKTNSWRLKLGEIETTEMVEVQLVNAVAPFVLCNRLSPIMQKENTGQKHIINVSAMEGKFHRFHKEDRHPHTNMAKAALNMMTHTAAATLAKDGIFMNAVDTGWVTDEDPAELSKRKIEEHDFQPPLDIVDGAARVMDPLFDGINTGKHWCGKFLKDYMPIDW; translated from the coding sequence ATGAACGATAAAACTGAAGGACAACATTCAGGTTTAGATCAAGACCAACTGGATGATTGTATTGCGATGTTAGAGCAGTTAGTTAACAATACCAATCAATTGTTTGAACTTCCTGAAGAGAAACGTATTGCTTTAATGAAAGCAGCCGGAAAAATTACACGACCTAATAGAGACGAGTTTCAAAAAAGACGTAAGGACGCCAAAAAAGCAGCCAAACGAAAAATGATTGAGCGTGATAAACATGCACGTAAAGAAACTGGAATTCGTTCTGCTCGTGAAAACCCTGTATTTGTAGCACCAAAATTAATAGATCTTACTAAAAAAGAAGATAAAGAATTAGAGTTAGAATCACCTAGAAACTGTTACGTATGTAAAAAAGTATATACAAAACTGCATCACTTTTATGATACTATGTGTACGGAATGTGGTGATTTTAATTATGCCAAGCGTTTTCAAACCGCAGATTTAAAAAATCAGGTTGCTGTTGTAACAGGATCTCGTTTAAAAATAGGATATCATATTACATTAATGTTATTGCGTGCTGGAGCAACTGTGGTTGCAACTACACGTTTTCCTGCCGATTCTGCATTACGATTTTCTAAAGAAAGCGATTTCACAGAATGGGGACATAGACTACATGTACATGGTTTAGATTTAAGACACATACCAAGTGTCGAGATTTTTTGTAATTATATTGAACAAAAATACGATAGGTTAGACATTTTAATCAATAATGCTGCTCAAACCGTTAGACGTCCAGCAGGATTTTATAAACATTTAATGGCAGCCGAGGAAACACCAATCGAGCAATTACCAAAATTTGCACAAACCGTTTTAAAGGATCACGTAGACTGTATTACAGAATTAAAAACGTTAACTCAAACAGCTTCAGATAATAAAAACATGCCAGTAACATGGCATGGTCCAGAACCCGGAATAGGACTGAGAGCTTCTGCTCAATTATCTCAAATACCTTATAGTTTTGATAATTCCTTACAAGCGAGTGAAGTATTTCCAGAAGGGGAGTTGGATGTCGATTTACAACAAGTCGATTTACGTAAAACAAACAGTTGGCGTTTAAAACTTGGCGAAATTGAAACTACAGAAATGGTAGAAGTACAATTAGTTAATGCTGTAGCTCCATTTGTGTTATGTAATCGTTTATCTCCTATTATGCAGAAAGAAAATACAGGGCAAAAACACATTATAAATGTTTCGGCTATGGAAGGAAAATTTCACCGTTTTCATAAAGAAGATCGACATCCGCATACCAATATGGCAAAAGCGGCTCTAAATATGATGACGCATACTGCTGCAGCAACTTTGGCTAAAGATGGAATTTTTATGAATGCTGTAGATACAGGTTGGGTAACAGATGAAGACCCGGCAGAGTTATCTAAACGTAAAATTGAAGAGCACGATTTTCAACCACCATTAGATATTGTAGATGGTGCAGCACGAGTTATGGACCCGCTTTTCGATGGTATAAACACTGGAAAACACTGGTGTGGTAAGTTTTTAAAAGACTATATGCCTATAGATTGGTAG
- a CDS encoding glyoxalase, translating into MTTRHNNLKAIRPTSYFGKLNENMSSDERFQNETLRPIIKFQKDLFVEVFKNYIKKHKSMFYDLTIAKKVIYIENTIQKDIKFRNSIKGMIIGQFTIEEYLLYIENSSALNKRMMNIVKNQLVDNIQIFDIQLSQVV; encoded by the coding sequence ATGACAACAAGACACAACAATCTTAAGGCCATTCGTCCTACTTCCTACTTTGGAAAACTCAACGAAAACATGAGTAGTGACGAACGTTTTCAAAACGAAACATTACGACCAATTATTAAATTTCAAAAAGATTTATTTGTAGAAGTTTTTAAAAACTACATTAAAAAACACAAAAGCATGTTTTATGACTTAACTATTGCCAAGAAGGTTATTTACATAGAAAACACCATCCAGAAAGATATTAAATTTAGAAACTCTATTAAAGGTATGATTATTGGCCAATTTACTATTGAAGAATACTTATTATATATAGAAAACTCATCTGCACTAAATAAACGCATGATGAATATTGTAAAAAATCAGTTGGTAGACAACATACAAATTTTTGATATTCAGCTTAGTCAAGTGGTTTAA
- a CDS encoding mechanosensitive ion channel family protein: MKNFAHYFYDYFLQLNFTESSAKYLNMLALLAILLVIIFISDFIARKILLQAFSTFAEKSKTKFDDLLVSHKVPRNVAHIVPLIITLKCLPIAFIDFPHFESAVELLLKLYCVILVLWIIRSVLNTLESFFKTLPRLKDKPIDSYIQVLMLFLWLMGIGLIFVMLTGINVKTFFTTLGAASAILLLIFKDTILGFVASIQVAINDTVRIGDWITMDKFGADGTVIEINLNTLQIQNFDMTITNIPTSSLISEPFKNWRGMSNSGGRRIKRAIIIKAKSIHYLTDDKVEELKKIQLLTDYLTQRQEDITSYNTNNNADKSVLINGRNLTNLGVFRKYIQSYIENHSAINKDMTIMTRQLAPTPQGLPLEIYAFSSDKRWQNYEYIMSDIFDHSIAAVPYFGLELYELSSYTGE; the protein is encoded by the coding sequence ATGAAAAATTTCGCTCACTATTTTTACGATTATTTTTTACAATTAAACTTTACTGAATCTTCTGCAAAGTACCTTAATATGTTGGCGCTTTTAGCTATTCTATTGGTCATAATTTTTATCTCAGATTTTATTGCAAGAAAGATATTATTACAAGCTTTTTCTACTTTCGCAGAAAAATCTAAAACAAAATTTGATGATTTATTAGTCAGCCATAAAGTCCCAAGAAATGTTGCGCACATAGTTCCTTTAATAATTACACTAAAATGCTTACCTATTGCTTTTATTGACTTTCCTCATTTTGAAAGTGCAGTAGAATTACTCTTAAAGCTATATTGTGTTATACTTGTATTATGGATTATAAGAAGTGTATTAAATACCTTAGAGTCTTTTTTTAAAACATTACCTAGATTAAAAGACAAACCTATAGATAGTTATATACAAGTGCTTATGCTGTTCTTATGGTTAATGGGTATAGGCTTAATATTTGTAATGTTAACCGGAATTAATGTTAAAACTTTTTTTACAACTTTAGGAGCAGCATCGGCAATATTATTATTAATATTTAAAGACACTATTTTAGGGTTTGTAGCAAGTATTCAAGTTGCTATTAACGATACCGTACGTATTGGAGATTGGATTACAATGGATAAATTTGGTGCAGATGGTACTGTAATTGAAATAAATTTGAATACGCTTCAAATTCAAAATTTTGATATGACCATTACTAACATTCCTACATCATCTTTAATTTCTGAACCTTTTAAAAATTGGAGAGGAATGAGTAATTCTGGAGGAAGACGTATTAAACGCGCTATTATTATTAAAGCCAAAAGCATACATTATTTAACAGATGATAAAGTTGAAGAATTAAAAAAAATACAACTACTCACCGACTATTTAACACAACGACAAGAAGATATTACATCTTATAATACTAATAATAATGCAGATAAATCTGTTTTAATTAACGGAAGAAACTTAACTAATTTAGGCGTATTTAGAAAATACATACAAAGTTATATTGAAAACCATTCGGCAATAAATAAAGACATGACAATCATGACGCGCCAATTGGCGCCAACACCTCAAGGATTGCCTTTAGAAATTTATGCTTTTAGTAGCGATAAACGTTGGCAAAATTACGAATATATAATGTCTGATATATTTGACCATAGTATTGCTGCTGTACCCTATTTTGGTTTAGAACTTTACGAGCTTTCTAGCTATACAGGAGAATAG
- a CDS encoding DUF6428 family protein, with protein sequence MTLSEIKKQLENLDQIAFQLPNGGLVPSHFHVTEVGEVVKNFIDCGGTVRKETVANFQLWEANDYDHRLHPEKLVSIIELSERVLGLDENLEIEVEYQGETIQKYNLDIKEGVFQLTSKFTDCLAKDNCGIPQDKPKQNLRELTQPTNTCTPGSGCC encoded by the coding sequence ATGACATTATCAGAAATTAAAAAACAGTTAGAAAATTTAGATCAAATCGCTTTTCAATTACCAAATGGAGGATTAGTGCCTAGTCATTTTCACGTTACAGAAGTAGGAGAGGTAGTTAAAAATTTTATAGACTGTGGTGGTACAGTTAGAAAAGAAACGGTAGCAAATTTCCAATTATGGGAAGCAAATGATTACGATCATCGTTTACACCCTGAAAAATTAGTATCGATAATAGAATTATCTGAACGTGTTTTAGGATTAGATGAAAATTTAGAAATTGAAGTTGAATATCAAGGTGAAACCATTCAGAAATACAACTTAGATATTAAAGAAGGCGTGTTTCAATTAACATCAAAATTTACAGATTGTTTGGCTAAAGATAATTGTGGCATTCCGCAAGACAAACCAAAACAAAATTTAAGAGAATTAACACAACCAACCAACACTTGCACACCTGGTTCAGGATGTTGCTAA